TACGCCGTGGCGCCGATCACCGGTGGGCCGTCCGGGGTCATCGGGCGCAACCCGCTCCACCACTCGGCCTGCGCATAATCGACCGCGTCAGGGAACCAATCGCGCACCGCACGCTCGATGGAACGGTAATACCGTGCCTGCACCGAGCGGTCGAAACCGGTCAGTTCGGCCATGCCGGCCACGCGCAATCGGTCGCCCAGGCGCGTAATGGCCACCTTGCGAGCCTCATCCATGAGCGCGGAGCGCGGCCCGCGCTCCGGGTCGCGCAACGGCGCGGTCAGCGAGTAACCCTTGACCGGATAGACCGGCAGTTCGATACCCAGCGGCGCGAGCAGCGCCGGCGTGTAACTGCCGGCGGCCACGACGTATGCGTCGGTGGCCAGCGGGCCGTGATCGGTGTCCAGGCCGGTCACGCGTCCGGCCTCGGCGCGGATACGCGACACCGCAACCCCGTAACGAAAATCGACGCCGTTCTGCGCGGCGAGTTCGGCGAGGCGAAGAGTGAACACGCGGCAATTGCCAGTCTCGTCGCCCGGGAAATGCAGGCCGCCCGCGAGCAAGTGGCGGCTCCCGGCAAGGCCGGGCTCGACGCTCAGACACTCTTCCACGCTTAAACGTCGGGCCGGAATGCCGTTGTCGGCGAGCAGTTCAAGGTCGTGATCGAGGTGCGCCATCTGGGCTTCGCTGCGGAACAGTTCCAGCAGTCCGCCCTGGCCGCTTTCATAACGCAGGCCGGTCTCCTCGCGCAGCGCGACCAGCGCCTGGTGACTATAGCGGCCGAGGCGCAGCAGACAGGCCTTGTTCAACGCATAACGCGCCGGGGTGGCATTGGCCAGCATGCCAAACATGAAACGCCACATCGCGGGATCGTTGCGCCAGTGCATGCGCAGCGGCGCATTGCGGTCGAACTGCCACCGCAGCACCTTACCGAGCACGCCGGGCGCCGCCCAGGGCGTGGCATAACCCCACGAGACCTGCCCCGCATTGGCGTAGCTGGTTTGCAGCGCCGGGCCCGACTCGCGCTCGACCACAGTCACCTCGTGGCCGGCACGTTGCAGATACCATGCGCTGGTCACGCCGATCACGCCGGCGCCGAGCACCGTGATCTTCATCCATCAGCTCCCGAAAACGACACCTGCCGCACGACAGGTACATCGACCATCAACACACCCGGATCGTCCATCAGGGGTGGCACCCTTGCTTGACTAAGAAGCAATTTGCTCATCCATGTGCGACCGCTCACGCAGCACCTCTCATGAATCCAGCTTTCGGCGCAATCGTCACTCCGCCCGATGGATGATGCGGGTTCAACCGAACCAGGGCGGCACGAACACCACCAGCGCGTGCAGCAGCAAGCCGATGAGTCCGCCGACCAGCGTACCGTTGAAACGGATGTATTGCAGATCGGAGCCGATTTCAAGCTCCAGTTCGGCGATCAGATCGCGCTCATCCCACTTGCGCACGGTCTGGCGGATATGCCGGTGGATAAACCCGTCGACCGCGGGTGCGAGCGCCACGGCCAGACGTTCAATTTGTCCCTCCAGCTCTTCGCGCAATGCGGCGTCGGCCTGGAGGCGCACGGCAAAACCGGTCAGACCGGTCGCAAGCCATCCGGCCAGCACGGAGTCCTCGCGCGCGAGGTCGGCGCGCAGCCAGTCGCGCGCATCGCGTCCGACTCCGGTCAGATAGGTGCGAAATTCGGCGCTGTCAGTGAAGCCGCGTACGCGCTCGTTCAGCCAGGCCTGCGTCAGCGGGTCGTGTTGCAGGCGCTCGATCGCGTCGCTCAGCCAGGCGTCAAACGCCGCGCGGTTGGGATGCGCGGGGTCGCGCAAACTGTCCTGCAGGCTGGCGATCATGGCCGGCAGACTCCGGGTGATTTCGCCAGACACCAGATCGGCCAGACCCACAGTGTTCAGCGCCTTCCACCAGCCGGACTTGTTTTCGATACCGACCACGATGCTGCGGAAAATACGATCCTGTACCGCTTCATCGCCCAGCAGGTCGGCTAGCCAAAGCAGAAATTCGTCCAGCGCCGCGTGATGTCGGTCGTCCCGCGTGAGCAGATCGAGCCAGTTACCGCTCAAGCGGCTGACATCGAGCCGCTCCAGGGCTCGGCGCAACACGCCGGCGATCAATGCTTCGAGCTGCGAGCCGACCACCGTGTCGAACAGCTCCAGGGCGTAGCCTCGCACACGGCCGGCCACGCGGCGGGCGTCTTCCGGCTGGCTCATGCGCGCGGCGAAACGCCGCACGAAATCCTGTTCGCGCAGCTTCGCCGCCAGGAGTTCGGGGCGCAGGAAGTGGTCGCTGACGAACCCGGCCAGGCCGTCGCCGATCTGCGCTTTGCGGCGCGCCAGCACATCTGTATGCGGAATCGGGAGCCCTAACGGGCGGCGAAACAGCGCCGTGACGGCAAACCAGTCGGCCAGGGCGCCGACCGCTGCCGCCTCGCAAAATGCCATGCTCCATGCCCACGCGCCGGTTCCGCCGAAAGCCGCGCTGACCAGCATGCCGGCGACCGCCAGCCCCAGCAACAGCAAGGCCCCGATACGCAAGCGCCGCAACCGGCGACGTTTGTTTGCCAGGCCGGCAGCGTCGCGCAGCGGTTCAGGGCTCGTCACACACCACTCCTCACCAGGAGCCTGTCAGACTTGGAAAGAATCGGCCGCGGCGATTGGATAATGGGTTCATTTCCCCGTTCTGTTTCGTCGAATAAAACCACTCTTGTCCTCAAAAAACCGCGAAGCCGGCTTCCATTCCCCGCCTGCCTCGGCGACGAGACTCCAAGTCTGGCAGGCTCGTAGTCCGAATGTTTCACCACTACCGCCAGGCTCCGGTCACTCGATTCAACGAGAAATATTGACTCAGTCGGCCGTCATCGCCGATACGCCGCTCCTTTGGAAATCCCTTTGTTGGAATCCCCCGTCCGGCGCGATCTCAGCACACTCTCATGAAACATCCGGACAAATCGATTAGCTGGATTTAAATTCCCGCAGCCAGGCCTGCGACAATTCGCCCGCGCGCAGGCGCTCTTCGGGGCTCAGCTCGCGCGCCACGCGTTCACGGTAGCGCGCCGCATTACTGGCGCCCAACTCGGCCGCGATGTTGAACCACTTATAAGCGTCCACGTCGCTACGCGCGACGCCTTCTCCCATCGCGAAACAACGGCCCAGATTGCTGGCCGCGTTCGGTTCGCCGGCCTGCGCCGCGCGGTAATACCACTGCGCGGCCTGTTCGGGGTCCTTGGGCAGACCGGAGCCGGTGTCGTATTGCAAACCCAGGCGAAACTGGGCCTGCGCGTTACCCGCTTCGGCCGCCACCCAGAACCAGTGCGCGGCCTCTTCCGGCGCGGCAGGAACGCCGTCGCCCTCCACCAGCATGACAGCCAGATTGAAAGCCGCATCGGGATACGCCTGCTGTGCCGCCGCGCGGTAATACTGCGCGGCCAGCGGCTTGTCTACCGGCACGCCTTCCCCACCGTCATAAAGAACGCCCAGGTTGTATTGCGAACGCACATCGCCCTGTTCGGCGAGCAGGCGCCACACATGCAGCGCACTGGCGTGGTCGCCGTTGAGGTAGAGATCGAGGGCGGTATTGAAATCGGTCATACAGTTTTCCGGTTAACCTCTCGCGTCATCCGAGCCACGCCGGCGCCGGCGTGCTTGCCCCGCCAGGCTCCCGCCGCTTTCGGGTCCAGCGTTGCGTCTGCCTGCGGCGCAACGCTGTTGAGACGCCCCAGGGGCCTGTCGGACTTGGTAAGAATCGGCGCGGCGATGGGATAATGGACCACACCCCGCTCGCCTCGCTTCGATCCTCCAAGTCCGACAGGCTCCTAGCGCGCGGGCACCCATCATACCCCGACCAGGAGCCTCGGCCGTGCGCACCCGCGCGCCAAGCCGATATTGCCGCAGACCTCAGTTCGCCAATGCCAGCATCAACTGATTCAGGCGCACGACAAAGCCGGCCGGGTCTTCAAGCTGCCCACCTTCGGCCAGGATTGCCTGATCCAGCAGCAACGCCGACCATTCGCCGAACCGGGTCGCGTCGCTCTCGCCTTCCAGACGCGCCAGCATCGGATGACCGGGATTGATCTCCAGCACCGGCTTGGCTGTCGGCAGTTCGTGCCCGGCCTGCTTGAGCAACTGCTGCATGTAGAGCGCCATATCGTGTTCGCCAAGCACGATACAGGCCGGCGAACTGGTCAGGCGGTGCGACACGCGCACGTCCTCGACCCGCTCACCGAGCGCCGTCTTGATGCGTTCGACCAGACCTTCGGCGGCCTTCTCGGTCTCTTCCTGCGACTTGCGCTCGTCCTCGGATTCGATCTGGCCCAGGTCGAGATCGCCCTTGGCGACCGAGACCAGCGACTTGCCGTCGAATTCCTGCAGGTGCGAAGTCAGCCACTCATCGACGCGGTCGCTGAGCAGTAACACCTCGATGCCTTTCTTGCGCAGCAATTCCAGGTGCGGGCTGTTCTTGGCCGCGAGGAAGGAATCGGCGGTGATGTAGTAAATCTTGTCCTGGCCTTCCGGCATGCGGGCAATGTAATCGGCCAGCGAAACGGTTTGGGCCTCGGTATCGGTATGCGTGCTGGCGAACCGGAGCAGCTTGGCAATCTGCTCGCGGTTGGCGAAATCCTCGCCCGGACCTTCCTTGAGCACGCGACCGAACTCATCCCAGAACGTCTGGTACTTCTCCGGCTCCTTCTCGGCCATTTCCTCCAGCAGGCCCAGCACTTTCTTCACCGAGCCGGAACGCATCTGATCGATGATGCGGTTGCCCTGGAGAATTTCACGCGACACGTTCAGCGGCAGATCGCTGGAGTCGATCACCCCGCGCACGAAACGCAGATAACGCGGCATCAACTGTTCGGCATCGTCCATGATGAACACGCGCTGGACGTAAAGCTTGATGCCGTGAACCTGATCACGGTCCCACAGATCGAAGGGGGCCTTGGCCGGTAGGTAAAGCAAAGAGGTATATTCGAGGCGACCTTCGACGCGATTGTGCGTCCAGGCCAGGGGGTCGGCGAAATCGTGCCCGACGTATTTGTAGAACTCCTTGTACTCGTCCTCGGTGATTTCAGACTTCGGCCGCTGCCACAGTGCCGAGGCCTTGTTGACCGTTTCCCACTCCTCGCCCGGCTTGCCTTCGTCATCGGTCTTGCGCATGCGGATCGGCAGCGGAACATGGTCGGAGTACTTGGTGATAATGCTGCGCAAACGCCAGTCGTTAAGCAGATCGCCACGTTCTTCCTCGCGCAGATGCAGCACGATTTCGGTACCGCGCGCGGGTGACTCAACCGTTTCCAGCGTGTACGCGCCGGTGCCGTCGGACTCCCAGCGCACGCCATGCTCGGCACCCATGCCGGCGCGGCGCGTGGTCAAGGTGACACGATCCGCGACGATGAAGGCCGAGTAAAAACCCACGCCGAACTGGCCAATCAGCTTGGCATCCTTGGCCTGGTCGCCGCTCAGTTGATCAAAGAACTCGCGCGTGCCCGACTTGGCGATGGTGCCGATATTGGTAATCACCTCATCGCGGCTCATACCGATGCCGTTGTCACGCACGGTCAGCGTGCCGGCCTCGGCATCGAATTCGACATCGACCCTCAACTCGCTATCGCCCTCGAACAGCGCGTCGTCGGACAGCGCCTCGAAGCGCAACTTGTCGCAAGCGTCCGAGGCGTTGGAAATCAGCTCGCGCAGGAAAATTTCCTTGTTCGAGTACAACGAGTGAATCATCAGCTTGAGCAACTGGTTCACTTCGGTCTGGAATTGCAGGGTTTCCTTTTGCGTGGTCATGACATCTCCCGTTGAGCAAAAATTTAGACTAACCCGAATGTTTCACAACGACCGCCGATTTCGCGTATCTCTTTATTCCACAAGAGATATTTCATCAGACGACCGTAATCATCGATATGCTGCACCTTCTGTAGTCCCTGATACCCATAGCCTGTGCGATATCAGCACTCGCTGTGAAACATCCGGATCAAGACGGAACAATGGGGCATGTGGGGGAAGTTGATGGCGAATTCAAGGCATCGCCCAGAGTCATGCAGCCACCGATTACACAAACAGATTACATAAACAGATCACACAAACATCGGCAGACACCGCACAATACCCGTGTTAGATTACGGGCATCATCCGGTCGCGACCCGCTCAATCCGTTTGCGCATGATCCGATTCAATAACCAGCGCCTCCCAGAGGGCCGCGTACCCGACGCATTCGAGAGCATCCGCCGCCTCTTCAGGCTGGTCATGCTGCCGACCGGTGCGCTGGCCTGCGCACTCGCATGGTCGGTGGAAGTCCTCAGCGGGCGCATCGTCCCGTTCGATTTCTATTTCCTGCCCATCATGGGCACGCTGTTAGCCGTCTCCGCATTCATGCTCTGGCGCCGACCTCAACTGCAACTGTGGGTCGAATACATCCTGTTCATTGCGCTGATCGCCTACCTGCTCATCACCCTCGAATACCAACTGCGCGGCTACGTGCCGAAGTATGGACATTTCAATGCGTTCGCCTACTGGTACTTCCTGGCATTCCTGATCGCTTTCATTACCTGGAAGCCCCGACAGGCGGTTTATATCTGCGCCGGCATCTATACGGTGATGCTGGCTCTGCTCGCCCTCAACCTACAGCCTCTGCTGCAACTCGATCATGCCAAAGCCATCGAGTCACTCAACAATATTGGCCAGTTCTACTTCGCCTGCCTCGCCTACATGATCGGCACGTATATGCTGGCGCAGCTGCGCTCGCAATTCGTCACCATGCAACAACGGGCCTTGACCGATCCACTGACCGGTGCTGCAAACCGCCGCCACGGAGAGGAAATTCTCGCGCTGGAACTGGATCGCGCGAACCGGTACGGTCATGCGCTGTCGGTGATCATGCTCGACCTCGACCATTTCAAGCGCGTCAACGACACGCACGGACACGCGGTCGGCGACATCATGCTATGCAGCGTCGCCCGAACCGTCGACGAGCAATTGCGCACCAGCGACCACCTCGCGCGCTGGGGCGGTGAGGAGTTTCTCGTGATCGCCCCCGAACTCGATGATGCCAGCGTCCTTGCGGTGGCCGAACGCATCCGCACACATATCAGCCACCTGCGCATACCCGAGGCAAGCGAGATTTGTCCGAGCGCCAGTTTCGGCGTTGCCTTCCTGCGCACGGGCGACACGCCGGACACGCTGTTTGCGCGTGCCGACCAGGCGCTATACCGCGCCAAGAACGGCGGCCGCAATCAGGTCGTGACAGAACAACCGGCCAGTGTCGCCTGATACCTGCCATTGCCGCCCAACAGTTCCTGTCCGGGACACGCCTTGTGAAGCCGATTCACTGCCCAACACCTTGTCTGATTGAACATCCGGGATAACGTTGCGCCGATAGCGCGCCGGCCCTGATTTCAAATCGCGCCCAAAAGAACGGCATATCATCATGGCCGACATCGGCATAATTTTTATAAAAATTAGATAAATCAATGAAAATCCGGTAAATTAACCGCCAATAAATACAAATCATAAGGGAAACACCGTGAAAAGTTCTGCGTCGCATTTTTTGAAAATCACCGTCCTCGGGCTCGCGACTT
This genomic stretch from Acidihalobacter ferrooxydans harbors:
- a CDS encoding D-amino acid dehydrogenase, whose product is MKITVLGAGVIGVTSAWYLQRAGHEVTVVERESGPALQTSYANAGQVSWGYATPWAAPGVLGKVLRWQFDRNAPLRMHWRNDPAMWRFMFGMLANATPARYALNKACLLRLGRYSHQALVALREETGLRYESGQGGLLELFRSEAQMAHLDHDLELLADNGIPARRLSVEECLSVEPGLAGSRHLLAGGLHFPGDETGNCRVFTLRLAELAAQNGVDFRYGVAVSRIRAEAGRVTGLDTDHGPLATDAYVVAAGSYTPALLAPLGIELPVYPVKGYSLTAPLRDPERGPRSALMDEARKVAITRLGDRLRVAGMAELTGFDRSVQARYYRSIERAVRDWFPDAVDYAQAEWWSGLRPMTPDGPPVIGATAYPNLYLNNGQGTLGWTLSCGSARLLADIISAREPEIDPTGLSLTRYARGRNN
- a CDS encoding tetratricopeptide repeat protein — its product is MTDFNTALDLYLNGDHASALHVWRLLAEQGDVRSQYNLGVLYDGGEGVPVDKPLAAQYYRAAAQQAYPDAAFNLAVMLVEGDGVPAAPEEAAHWFWVAAEAGNAQAQFRLGLQYDTGSGLPKDPEQAAQWYYRAAQAGEPNAASNLGRCFAMGEGVARSDVDAYKWFNIAAELGASNAARYRERVARELSPEERLRAGELSQAWLREFKSS
- a CDS encoding sensor domain-containing diguanylate cyclase is translated as MIRFNNQRLPEGRVPDAFESIRRLFRLVMLPTGALACALAWSVEVLSGRIVPFDFYFLPIMGTLLAVSAFMLWRRPQLQLWVEYILFIALIAYLLITLEYQLRGYVPKYGHFNAFAYWYFLAFLIAFITWKPRQAVYICAGIYTVMLALLALNLQPLLQLDHAKAIESLNNIGQFYFACLAYMIGTYMLAQLRSQFVTMQQRALTDPLTGAANRRHGEEILALELDRANRYGHALSVIMLDLDHFKRVNDTHGHAVGDIMLCSVARTVDEQLRTSDHLARWGGEEFLVIAPELDDASVLAVAERIRTHISHLRIPEASEICPSASFGVAFLRTGDTPDTLFARADQALYRAKNGGRNQVVTEQPASVA
- the htpG gene encoding molecular chaperone HtpG — protein: MTTQKETLQFQTEVNQLLKLMIHSLYSNKEIFLRELISNASDACDKLRFEALSDDALFEGDSELRVDVEFDAEAGTLTVRDNGIGMSRDEVITNIGTIAKSGTREFFDQLSGDQAKDAKLIGQFGVGFYSAFIVADRVTLTTRRAGMGAEHGVRWESDGTGAYTLETVESPARGTEIVLHLREEERGDLLNDWRLRSIITKYSDHVPLPIRMRKTDDEGKPGEEWETVNKASALWQRPKSEITEDEYKEFYKYVGHDFADPLAWTHNRVEGRLEYTSLLYLPAKAPFDLWDRDQVHGIKLYVQRVFIMDDAEQLMPRYLRFVRGVIDSSDLPLNVSREILQGNRIIDQMRSGSVKKVLGLLEEMAEKEPEKYQTFWDEFGRVLKEGPGEDFANREQIAKLLRFASTHTDTEAQTVSLADYIARMPEGQDKIYYITADSFLAAKNSPHLELLRKKGIEVLLLSDRVDEWLTSHLQEFDGKSLVSVAKGDLDLGQIESEDERKSQEETEKAAEGLVERIKTALGERVEDVRVSHRLTSSPACIVLGEHDMALYMQQLLKQAGHELPTAKPVLEINPGHPMLARLEGESDATRFGEWSALLLDQAILAEGGQLEDPAGFVVRLNQLMLALAN
- a CDS encoding DUF445 domain-containing protein, producing MTSPEPLRDAAGLANKRRRLRRLRIGALLLLGLAVAGMLVSAAFGGTGAWAWSMAFCEAAAVGALADWFAVTALFRRPLGLPIPHTDVLARRKAQIGDGLAGFVSDHFLRPELLAAKLREQDFVRRFAARMSQPEDARRVAGRVRGYALELFDTVVGSQLEALIAGVLRRALERLDVSRLSGNWLDLLTRDDRHHAALDEFLLWLADLLGDEAVQDRIFRSIVVGIENKSGWWKALNTVGLADLVSGEITRSLPAMIASLQDSLRDPAHPNRAAFDAWLSDAIERLQHDPLTQAWLNERVRGFTDSAEFRTYLTGVGRDARDWLRADLAREDSVLAGWLATGLTGFAVRLQADAALREELEGQIERLAVALAPAVDGFIHRHIRQTVRKWDERDLIAELELEIGSDLQYIRFNGTLVGGLIGLLLHALVVFVPPWFG